A stretch of Paucidesulfovibrio gracilis DSM 16080 DNA encodes these proteins:
- the thyX gene encoding FAD-dependent thymidylate synthase → MAEKKLRVELLSMTPNALELLYAAFRQCYHAGFVADMWPRLLNGEIPPEKQAGLVSRVLESGHDSPVEHVSFSFAVEGISRACSHQLVRHRLASYSQQSQRYVTESDMEYILPPAIARIPEARERFEAFMQEVGSAYADLRDILVAHGRASKANEDARFVLPQAAETKIVLTMNCRALRHFFHLRCCARAQWEIRALADAMLVICREKLPAIFATAGARCVELGYCPESERFTCGKYPLRKDMA, encoded by the coding sequence ATGGCCGAAAAAAAATTGCGTGTCGAGCTGTTGAGCATGACGCCCAACGCGCTTGAATTGTTGTATGCCGCCTTTCGGCAATGCTATCATGCCGGGTTTGTGGCCGACATGTGGCCCCGCCTGCTGAACGGGGAGATCCCCCCGGAAAAGCAGGCGGGACTGGTCAGCCGCGTTTTGGAATCCGGCCACGACAGCCCTGTGGAGCATGTGAGCTTTAGCTTTGCGGTGGAAGGCATTTCCCGAGCCTGCTCGCACCAGCTGGTGCGCCACAGGCTGGCTTCCTACTCGCAGCAAAGTCAGCGGTATGTCACGGAGTCGGACATGGAGTACATCCTGCCTCCGGCCATTGCCCGAATTCCGGAGGCGCGTGAACGGTTTGAGGCCTTTATGCAGGAGGTGGGGAGCGCGTATGCGGATCTGCGTGACATCCTGGTGGCGCACGGGCGTGCATCCAAGGCCAATGAGGATGCCCGGTTTGTCCTGCCGCAGGCAGCGGAAACCAAAATCGTGCTGACGATGAACTGCCGGGCCTTGCGGCATTTTTTCCATTTGCGCTGCTGTGCTCGGGCGCAGTGGGAGATTCGAGCCTTGGCCGATGCCATGCTCGTCATTTGTCGAGAGAAGTTGCCCGCGATTTTTGCCACGGCTGGAGCCAGGTGCGTGGAGTTGGGCTACTGCCCGGAATCGGAGCGGTTTACCTGCGGAAAATACCCACTGCGTAAGGATATGGCGTAA